A single window of Anomaloglossus baeobatrachus isolate aAnoBae1 chromosome 9, aAnoBae1.hap1, whole genome shotgun sequence DNA harbors:
- the LOC142251855 gene encoding LOW QUALITY PROTEIN: uncharacterized protein LOC142251855 (The sequence of the model RefSeq protein was modified relative to this genomic sequence to represent the inferred CDS: substituted 1 base at 1 genomic stop codon): MLKDVEAEEEQKAITYGTSMPSIVMAIKQERGQDPRRYNKPRISEVAVVFQNDDGEPPFNRDILVHLHPDKNNPLLPKTQRISILHSNLDALLYPLFFPRGDQGWHENLQQQGTTRRITELQYYSFQLSVRNHFNPILNGGKLTQQYLVDAYVKIEANRLNYIRQNEKILKVEDYCILQEHLLQKSIEKGIPIGKTVILPSSFEGSPRNMQXRYQDAMAIVTKYGKPDIFVTMTCNPKWVEITEHLEPWQHVEHRPDLVARIFRLKLKSLLQDIKNGLFGTVIAMVHVIEFQKRGLPHAHILLILDTNSKIHTEEDIDNIVWAEIPNQQQYPELYDIVVSHMVHGPCGVFNPASPCMQNGKCTKKFPKDLKQHTVKDLDGYPSYRRQDIENIVHKNKHINNSWIVPYNPYLLKRYNCHINVEICGSIKSVKYLFKYIYKGHDKANVEIQQKTLNHDESSTFVDSRYVSAPEAAWRIFAFPMHSQSHAIIRLAIHLPHQQQLYFFEDAQVEDVSKTLTTTSTLLEWFLLNQRDENARQYLYREIPEHYVWKKTWNPRLRGVSIIIGHMYTVSLKDQERYCLRLLLLHVRGATSYNHLKTVHGVVHDTFKAAALALGLLFDDTVWKLTLQDAVTLHMPKQLRELFAYICVFGPPTNPDQLWILFKENLIEDYCLHLHNQTGHCCKCEAYAIQDVQNILLLHGKTYADFNLPHPEIQLPQAPQYNESSELLLATELRISLNEQQQIAYDTILSAILNQGNANPKCFFIDGPGGSGKTYLYDVLIHHVRGLGKKVLTSATTGIAANLLNEGRTMHSLFGIPVPVNEISVSRIKQDTVAGKLLQNASLLIIDECTMASKYALTLIDRLLREVMTIKVAEKNLIPFGGKVFVIGGDFRQCLPVIPSGTRTDIIESSLKMSELWKNFTKLQLINNMRSTDPDYSQWRLKLGNGELTNQYNLGEDIIEIPEDMLCKDCIVTEVFGQRFNIDINDKNNVNKASSYAILCAKNEDVTLLNSRVMDRMPGEYKLYKSDDSIDVDNEDEREHYPVEFLNSVTPSGMPSHILQLKIGTIVMLLRNLNTKQGLCNGTRLIVTGMYSHLIQARVITGSAKEKEVLIPRIDICPSDTRLPFKLRRRQFPLKPAFAMTINKSQGQTLHRVGIYLPEPVFGHGQLYVAFSRVTMRCNVKVQVLDTPLQGKLLKQSEKIFTQNVVYKNIFN, encoded by the coding sequence ATGCTAAAAGACGTAGAAGCCGAAGAAGAACAGAAGGCTATCACATATGGAACTTCAATGCCTTCTATTGTCATGGCCATTAAACAAGAACGTGGACAAGATCCACGGCGATACAACAAACCACGCATTAGTGAGGTTGCAGTAGTTTTCCAAAATGATGATGGAGAGCCTCCTTTTAACAGGGATATATTAGTTCATCTTCACCCAGACAAAAACAACCCTTTACTTCCTAAAACACAGCGGATTAGCATTTTGCACAGCAACCTTGATGCTCTTCTATATCCGCTTTTCTTTCCAAGAGGTGATCAAGGCTGGCATGAAAACCTACAACAACAAGGTACTACTAGAAGAATAACAGAACTGCAATACTACAGTTTTCAACTCTCTGTCCGCAATCACTTTAATCCAATTTTAAACGGTGGAAAACTAACACAACAGTACTTAGTAGATGCATATGTTAAAATAGAAGCTAATCGCCTGAATTACATAAGACAAAATGAAAAAATCCTCAAAGTAGAAGACTACTGTATTCTTCAAGAACATTTGCTACAAAAATCAATTGAAAAGGGAATACCTATTGGCAAAACAGTTATTCTACCATCGTCATTTGAAGGAAGCCCCCGCAACATGCAATAACGTTATCAAGATGCAATGGCAATAGTCACTAAGTATGGAAAACCAGACATTTTTGTTACCATGACCTGTAATCCCAAATGGGTTGAAATCACAGAGCATCTGGAACCATGGCAACACGTAGAACATAGGCCTGACTTAGTTGCACGCATATTTCGGCTAAAACTAAAAAGCCTTTTACAAGACATCAAAAATGGCCTGTTTGGAACAGTCATAGCAATGGTTCATGTCATCGAGTTTCAAAAAAGAGGTCTACCACATGCACATATTCTCCTTATCTTAGACACCAATTCTAAGATTCACACTGAGGAAGACATCGACAACATAGTATGGGCTGAGATTCCTAACCAACAACAATATCCAGAGCTCTATGACATTGTAGTGTCTCATATGGTTCATGGTCCATGTGGAGTTTTTAATCCAGCAAGTCCATGCATGCAAAATGGAAAATGTACTAAAAAATTTCCAAAGGATTTAAAACAGCACACTGTTAAAGATTTAGATGGCTACCCATCATACCGACGACAAGATATTGAGAACATTGTTCACAAAAATAAACATATCAATAACTCATGGATAGTCCCATACAATCCATACCTACTAAAACGCTACAACTGTCACATCAACGTGGAAATCTGTGGTTCAATCAAAAGTGTAAAATATCTTTTTAAGTACATCTACAAAGGCCATGACAAAGCTAATGTCGAAATCCAACAGAAAACTCTGAACCATGATGAATCTTCAACTTTTGTAGACTCAAGATATGTCAGTGCTCCCGAAGCTGCGTGGCGAATATTTGCCTTTCCAATGCATTCACAGTCTCATGCCATTATACGATTAGCTATTCATTTACCACATCAACAACAACTTTATTTTTTTGAAGATGCTCAAGTCGAAGATGTGTCCAAAACTTTAACCACAACCTCAACATTACTAGAATGGTTTTTGCTAAACCAACGAGATGAAAATGCAAGGCAATATTTGTATCGAGAGATTCCAGAGCATTATGTTTGGAAAAAAACTTGGAATCCAAGACTACGTGGAGTAAGCATAATAATTGGACACATGTATACTGTTAGTCTCAAAGATCAAGAAAGATATTGCCTTCGCCTCTTACTACTGCATGTCAGAGGAGCTACAAGTTATAACCATTTAAAAACCGTTCATGGAGTAGTACATGATACATTTAAAGCTGCAGCTTTGGCTTTGGGACTTCTATTTGATGATACAGTTTGGAAACTTACTTTACAAGACGCAGTAACCCTACATATGCCTAAGCAACTTCGTGAATTGTTTGCCTACATCTGCGTGTTTGGCCCCCCTACAAACCCTGATCAACTTTGGATACTTTTCAAAGAAAATCTAATTGAAGATTACTGCTTACATCTTCACAACCAAACTGGTCATTGTTGCAAATGTGAAGCTTACGCCATACAAGATGTCCAAAATATTTTATTActacatggaaaaacgtatgctgaCTTTAATTTGCCACACCCTGAAATACAACTTCCACAAGCTCCGCAGTATAATGAATCTTCAGAATTATTGTTAGCAACAGAGCTGAGAATCTCCTTAAATGAACAACAACAAATTGCATATGACACCATTTTAAGTGCCATTCTTAACCAAGGAAATGCAAACCCTAAATGTTTCTTTATTGACGGTCCCGGAGGAAGCGGCAAAACATACCTTTATGATGTTTTAATACATCACGTTAGAGGGTTGGGAAAAAAAGTGTTGACTTCTGCTACAACAGGTATTGCAGCAAATCTATTAAACGAAGGTCGCACTATGCATTCACTATTTGGCATCCCAGTTCCAGTCAATGAAATATCTGTTTCACGAATCAAACAAGATACAGTTGCAGGAAAACTTTTACAAAATGCAAGTCTTTTAATAATTGACGAATGCACTATGGCCTCCAAATATGCTTTGACCTTAATTGACAGACTTCTACGTGAAGTAATGACCATAAAGGTAGCAGAAAAAAATTTAATTCCATTTGGTGGAAAAGTGTTTGTTATTGGGGGAGATTTTCGACAATGCCTTCCAGTTATACCAAGTGGAACAAGAACAGATATTATTGAGTCCAGCTTAAAAATGTCAGAACTTTGGAAAAACTTTACCAAACTCCAACTAATTAACAACATGCGATCTACTGATCCAGATTACAGCCAATGGCGTCTGAAACTTGGTAACGGTGAACTTACCAATCAATATAACCTTGGAGAAGACATTATAGAAATACCTGAAGACATGTTATGTAAAGACTGCATTGTAACTGAGGTTTTTGGACAACGTTTTAACATTGATATTAACGACAAAAACAATGTTAACAAAGCCTCTTCCTATGCAATTCTCTGTGCCAAAAATGAAGACGTTACTCTACTAAATTCCCGTGTAATGGATCGCATGCCAGGTGAATATAAGTTGTACAAAAGTGATGATTCAATCGATGTAGATAATGAAGATGAACGTGAACATTATCCCGTTGAATTTTTAAACAGTGTAACACCATCAGGAATGCCATCCCACATACTTCAACTTAAAATTGGAACCATTGTTATGTTGCTCCGGAATCTAAATACCAAACAAGGACTATGTAATGGAACGCGCCTTATTGTGACTGGAATGTATTCACACCTTATTCAAGCAAGAGTCATCACTGGATCAGCTAAAGAAAAGGAAGTGTTAATTCCACGCATTGATATATGTCCTTCAGACACTCGCCTTCCATTTAAACTTCGCCGTCGTCAGTTCCCCCTAAAACCTGCATTTGCCATGACAATAAACAAGTCACAAGGCCAAACTCTACACCGTGTTGGCATATATCTACCTGAACCTGTTTTTGGCCATGGACAACTGTACGTTGCGTTTTCAAGAGTGACAATGAGATGCAACGTCAAAGTACAAGTTCTTGACACacctttacaaggaaagttacttAAACAGAGTGAAAAGATCTTTACACAAAATGTggtgtataaaaatatttttaattaa